In one Anas platyrhynchos isolate ZD024472 breed Pekin duck chromosome 8, IASCAAS_PekinDuck_T2T, whole genome shotgun sequence genomic region, the following are encoded:
- the BSND gene encoding barttin: MAEEKTFRYGFIMLGFFLVMTGMFIMSVEKPQIYITFCAVGVLLVAVGITWSMCQCYPRVTFVPVHPEAEWFLADKPTVPTEKDSPGKLCPQAPYSSAYEKSLPSYEQVQRQASAQPRPRSCSQPAVQAKAEVHRELGGGQDPPQEPQPRPETSSCPPRTPPGTAPLASLLEDLDTASLESSVPGSPVPRGRTPGSPKKATGQEDDLYYGLREGPDALPEDSDRLFEPEN, from the exons ATGGCCGAGGAGAAGACGTTTCGCTACGGGTTCATCATGCTGGGCTTCTTCCTGGTGATGACGGGCATGTTCATCATGAGCGTGGAGAAGCCCCAGATCTACATCACCTTCTGCGCCGTGGGCGTGCTGCTCGTCGCCGTGGGCATCACCTGGAGCATGTGCCAGTGCTACCCGCGG gtAACGTTCGTCCCCGTACACCCCGAGGCCGAGTGGTTCCTGGCTGACAAACCCACGGTGCCGACAGAGAAGGACAGCCCGGGGAAGCTCTG CCCGCAGGCTCCCTACAGCAGTGCCTACGAGAAGAGCCTGCCCTCCTacgagcaggtccagaggcaggCGTCggcgcagccccggccccgcagctgctcccagccggCCGTGCAAGCGAAAGCAGAGGTGCACCGGGAGCTGGGGGGcggccaggaccccccccaggagccACAACCCCGTCCGGAGACCAGCAGCTG ccccccccggACACCCCCGGGGACCGCGCCGCTGGCGTCCCTCCTGGAGGACCTGGACACGGCGTCGCTGGAGAGCTCCGTGCCCGGCAGCCCCGTGCCACGGGGCCGGACCCCTGGATCCCCAAAAAAAGCCACGGGGCAGGAGGACGACCTCTACTACGGGCTGAGGGAAGGGCCGGACGCTCTGCCTGAGGACAGCGATCGCCTTTTTGAGCCCGAGAACTGA
- the TMEM61 gene encoding transmembrane protein 61 produces MAAASLRYGVTITGAVLLVTGTLCFAWWSDGEVGSSAGTGARLLPPREAQAVPSSSNALLRSVSFFCCGIGGILLLFGLLWSVKANARVVSRRYQYHFPRDLQYFTAEPLEKWHCSSWDSSAIPTYEEALSCRPAHGAPALLQPAARKEERAAPLYHYLQEDERWQGGRRRSSSDSALFRPSPSWLEAQHPAEPRATPPPSYENISGRGA; encoded by the exons ATGGCAGCCGCCTCGCTGCGCTACGGCGTCACCATCACCGGGGCCGTGCTGCTGGTGACGGGGACGCTGTGCTTTGCCTGGTGGAGCGACGGCGAGGTGGGCTCCTCCGCCGGCACCGGGGCTCGCCTCCTGCCTCCCCGCGAGGCTCAGGCGGTGCCCAGCTCCTCCAACGCGCTGCTGCGCTCCGTCAGCTTCTTCTGCTGCGGCATCGGTGGCATCCTCCTGCTCTTCGGGCTGCTCTGGTCCGTCAAGGCCAACGCCAGGGTGGTGTCCCGGCGCTACCAGTACCACTTCCCCCGGGACCTGCAGTACTTCACCGCCGAGCCCCTGGAGAAGTGGCACTGCAG ctcctgggacTCCAGCGCCATCCCCACCTACGAAGAAGCCCTGAGCTGCAGACCTGCCCACGGCGCcccggccctgctgcagccGGCGGCGAGGAAGGAGGAGCGGGCGGCTCCGCTGTACCACTACCTGCAGGAGGACGAGCGCTGGCAGGGCGGCCGCCGCCGCAGCTCCTCCGACAGCGCCCTGTTCcgccccagcccctcctggctgGAGGCCCAGCACCCCGCGGAGCCGCGGGCGACGCCGCCGCCCAGCTACGAGAACATCAGCGGCCGCGGCGCCTGA
- the PCSK9 gene encoding proprotein convertase subtilisin/kexin type 9, whose protein sequence is MVLVPPLVLLLLAAAVKVAAVEELAEELVLALGADEEVVAAVRAAPGHAAFHRATKASWRLPGRYVVVLREGSGEAEVRGTARRLQVWAARHGYLTELLHVFHLLPAFLVKMSSDVLDMALKLPHVEYVEEDAYVFAQSIPWNLGRIVPPQPSSGAYSPPNKGDQVEIYLLDTSVQSTHREIEGRVLVTDFENVPEEDGTRFHRQASKCDSHGTHTAGVLSGRDAGVATGANIHSLRVLNCQGKGTVSGTLIGLEFIKTTLEAQPYAPPVVLLPFAGAYSRVLNAGCRRLVQMGVVMVAAAGNYKDDACLYSPASEPEVITVGATNREDQPASIGTLGTNFGRCVDLFAPGDDIIGASSDCSTCFTAQSGTSQAAAHVAGIAAMLLSAEPGLSLAELRQRLLHFATKNAINPGWFPEEQRLQTPNSVAGLPNRLGADEQLYCRSVWSARSGLTRHATAVARCARDEEMLSCSSFSRSGRRFGEHMEDKEGRKQCVAHNAFWGQGVYAIARCCTWPKAECRINASSQAAEGAGCFPQDHVLTGCSFHSPSATLGDGGRPMPGPGTGPGHCAGGTGVMAHASCCPAATLECRVKEHAPQGSAEKVTVSCDDGWTLTGCSAYSQGPGTLGSYAVDDSCVAVSAAGSRAAAAVAICCRSRQ, encoded by the exons ATGGTGCTGGTGCCAccgctggtgctgctgctgctggcggcagCGGTGAAGGTGGCGGCGGTGGAGGagctggcggaggagctggtgctggcCCTCGGGGCTGatgaggaggtggtggcggccGTCAGGGCTGCCCCAGGGCACGCCGCCTTCCATCGTGCCACCAAG GCGTCGTGGCGGCTGCCCGGGCGCTACGTGGTGGTGCTGCGGGAGGGCAGCGGCGAGGCCGAGGTGCGGGGCACGGCGAGGAGGCTGCAGGTGTGGGCGGCCCGGCACGGCTACCTCACCGAGCTGCTGCACGTCTTCCACCTCCTGCCCGCCTTCCTGGTGAAGATGAGCAGCGACGTCCTGGACATG GCCCTGAAGCTGCCGCACGTGGAGTACGTGGAGGAGGATGCCTACGTCTTTGCGCAGAGCATCCCCTGGAACCTGGGCAGGATCGTGCCGCCGCAGCCCAGCTCGGGTGCCTACAGCCCTCCCA ATAAAGGTGACCAGGTGGAGATTTACCTGCTGGACACCAGCGTGCAGAGCACCCACCGGGAGATCGAGGGCAGGGTGCTTGTGACCGACTTCGAGAATGTCCCCGAGGAGGACGGCACCCGCTTCCACAGGCAG GCCAGCAAGTGTGACAGCCACGGGACCCACACGGCCGGGGTGCTGAGCGGGCGCGACGCCGGCGTGGCCACGGGTGCCAACATCCACAGCCTGCGCGTGCTGAACTGCCAGGGGAAGGGCACCGTCAGCGGCACCCTCATTG GTCTGGAGTTCATCAAGACGACGCTGGAGGCTCAGCCCTACGCGCCGCcggtggtgctgctgcccttCGCCGGTGCCTACAGCCGTGTGCTGAATGCTGGCTGCCGCCGGCTGGTGCAGATGGGGGTGGTGATGGTCGCGGCCGCTGGTAACTACAAGGACGACGCCTGCCTGTACTCGCCAGCATCCGAGCCAGAG GTCATCACGGTGGGGGCGACCAACAGAGAGGACCAGCCCGCCTCCATTGGCACCCTGGGCACCAATTTCGGGCGCTGCGTGGACCTGTTTGCCCCGGGGGACGACATCATCGGTGCCTCCAGCGACTGCAGCACGTGCTTCACGGCGCAGAGCGGCACGTCGCAGGCGGCCGCGCACGTGGCAG GCATCGCAGCCATGCTGCTCAGCGCCGAGCCTGGCCTGAGCCTCGCCGAGCTCCGGCAGCGCCTCCTGCACTTCGCCACCAAGAACGCCATCAACCCGGGCTGGTTCCCCGAGGAGCAGCGGCTCCAGACGCCCAACAGCGTGGCGGGGCTGCCCAACCGGCTGGGTGCAG ATGAGCAGCTGTACTGCCGCTCGGTGTGGTCGGCACGCTCGGGGCTCACCCGGCACGCCACGGCTGTGGCTCGCTGTGCCAGGGACGAGGAGATGCTCAGCTGCTCCAGCTTCTCCCGCAGTGGCCGGCGATTCGGCGAGCACATGGAG GACaaggaggggaggaagcagTGCGTGGCCCACAACGCTTTTTGGGGCCAAGGCGTCTACGCCATCGCCAGGTGCTGCACGTGGCCCAAGGCCGAGTGCCGGATCAACGCCAGCTCGCAGGCAGCCGAGGGGGCTGGCTGCTTCCCGCAGGACCACGTGCTGACTG GCTGCAGCTTCCACTCCCCCTCTGCCACTCTGGGTGATGGCGGCAGACCCATGCCGGGGCCAGGGACCGGGCCTGGCCACTGTGCTGGGGGAACAGGAGTGATGGCACACGCgtcctgctgccctgctgccacgCTGGAGTGCCGGGTGAAGGAGCACGCACCCCAGGGCTCTGCCGAGAAG GTGACGGTGTCCTGTGACGACGGCTGGACGCTGACGGGCTGCAGTGCCTACTCCCAGGGCCCCGGCACCTTGGGGTCCTACGCCGTGGACGACAGCTGCGTGGCAGTGAGCGCCGCTGGCAGCCGGGCGGCTGCGGCCGTCGCCATTTGCTGCCGGAGCCGGCAGTAG